AGCAGCGGCGCAAGGAGCTCGTCAAGGTCGCGAACAAATACGCCGAGGACGGGCGCGTCGCGGTCCGCCACGCGCGCACCGAGGCGCGCGATCGGATCAAGAAGCTCGACGGCGTCTCCGAGGACGAGAAGACGCGCGCGGAAAAGGAGCTGCAGAAGCTCACCGACGATCACATCGCCAAGGTCGAGGCCCTTCTGAAGACGAAGGAAGCCGAGATCCTGGCTGTGTAAGCTCGTGGACGAGGCGTCCGCCGACGAGCTGCTCGCGCGCGTTCGCGCGAGCGGCGACGTGCCGCGGCACGTCGCGGTGATCATGGACGGGAACGGGCGGTGGGCGCGGCAACGGCTGCTGCCGCGCCCGGTCGGCCACCGTTCCGGCATGAAGTCGGTACGCGACGTCGTCAGCGGCGCGCTCGAGGCGGGCGTTGAATTCCTGTCGCTCTACGCGTTCTCGCAGGAGAACTGGCAGCGTCCCGCGCCGGAGGTCGGCGCGCTCATGTCGCTGCTCGAGGAGTACATCGCGCGCGAAGTCGACGAACTGCGCGAGCGCGGCGTGCGCGTCCGCGTCCTCGGCGACCTGTCGCGCCTGACCGGGGCACCGCTGCGCGCCGTCCAACACGTCACGGCCGAAACCGCGCACAACGAGCGCCTCACGCTCAACCTGTTCATTTCGTACGGCTCGCGCGCCGAGCTGCTCGACGCCGTCCGCGCGATCGCCGCCGACGTGGCGGCGGGGCGCGTCCGCCCCGAGGAGTTGCGCGAGGAGCACGTCGCGGCCCGGCTGTACACCGCCGGGATCCCCGATCCCGACCTGCTCATCCGCACGTCGGGCGAGCAGCGGCTCTCGAACTTCCTGCTCTGGCAGATCGCGTACACGGAGCTGTTCATCTCGCCCGTCCTCTGGCCGGACTTCGGGCGCGGCGAGCTGTTCGAGGCGATCACCGCGTACCAGGCCCGCGAGCGGCGGTTCGGGCGCGTCTCCGCGTGACCGCCGCGTGAGCGAGCTCGCGCGGCGCGTCGCCTCGGCGCTGGTGGCGGCCCCGGTCACGCTCGCGTG
This is a stretch of genomic DNA from Gemmatimonadetes bacterium T265. It encodes these proteins:
- a CDS encoding isoprenyl transferase, translated to MDEASADELLARVRASGDVPRHVAVIMDGNGRWARQRLLPRPVGHRSGMKSVRDVVSGALEAGVEFLSLYAFSQENWQRPAPEVGALMSLLEEYIAREVDELRERGVRVRVLGDLSRLTGAPLRAVQHVTAETAHNERLTLNLFISYGSRAELLDAVRAIAADVAAGRVRPEELREEHVAARLYTAGIPDPDLLIRTSGEQRLSNFLLWQIAYTELFISPVLWPDFGRGELFEAITAYQARERRFGRVSA